The stretch of DNA TCCAGTTCCGCGCCGGAAAGCAGCGGCCGGCATTCATCCGGTGTAATGCAGATATCCGGCAGAAAAATATTCCATACATGAATCGACTGGCTGAAATCATTCATAGTTTACAAGGCCCAGGCGAGCAGCAATGGAACCGTGATGACGGCGGCAAGATGCGTGATCAGCAGGGTGGCTGCCACAAAATCTGTATCGCCGTTAAACCGTGCACTGAAGATCAGACTGGCGACCGCTGCCGGCATCACGGCAACAACAATTAAAATATTGCGTGCAAGTTCTTGCATAGGAATCCATTTCAAGATCAGAATGAAAACGGCCGGCGCAACAATCAGACGGAGAAAAGCGGAAATCCAGACATGCGGATCGGCGATGGATCTTGCGCTGAGCGTAGCAATGCGGCTGCCGGCGACGATCATCGAAATACCGATTGTTGCGCGCCCGACGACATCTGCGCCGAAATAAACCAGTTCAACAACACGGCGCAGTAATACGGCATTCGGCGGGCATAGTGGCGTAAGATCGCGCACACAAATCCAGCTGATTGCACAAATCAATGCAATGAGCGGCGGACTGAACATGACGCGGATTCCATTGCTGAAACGGCTTTGCCGATTGAACAGAAATACGCCAACCGTCCATACAATTAATTCAAATCCAACTGAAGAAAAAATCAGCAGAGCAACGCCTTCGGTGCCCCAGATCATTATCACCAGCGGCAGCGGAAGGAAAAGATAGTTGTTGATTGTGCTTTGGAACAAAAATGCACCGGCGCGTTTCTGGTCGACATTTTTCATCCACCGCAAAGCCAGCAAGCCGAGCAGCAGTCCAATGCCGGCGATGAGCATAGTCATGACCGGCATCAGCCAGTTTTGCGCGAGCTGTACCGGATTCAGGCGCGTGATGGAGTAAAAAATCAACGCCGGATAAATGATGGAGATGAGCAGCCTTGTGAGTTCGCCTGTTCCGGTATCGGTGAGAATTTTCCGCCGTCGCGCGATCCAGCCGAGTGACATCAGCGCCAGAATGAATAAAATTTGTAACACATAATTCATGGTTCAACCTATAAAACATGAAAGCGGAGGGTTTGAAAAGATTTGATGTGGAATATTGGATTGCTGGAATGCCGGAATAAGCGATAACTTTAACGGATATGAACAATTCAACCGTCCCGTCATTCGAATTCGCCACTTCCGGAAAAATTGTTTTTGGACGCGGAACGCTGGCGCAGCTTGCGCCGGCAGCGGCGTCATTGGGTAAACATGCACTGGTCATTACCGGCAGAAAAACGGAACGCGCCAAACCGGTGTTTGATCTGCTCGCCGGCGCCGGAATTGCCGTTGAATTTTTTTCAGTCGGGAACGAACCGACCGTTCAGAATGTACTGGATGCCGTAGAACTTGCGCGCTCAGCAAAATGCGACATGGTTGTTGCCTTTGGCGGCGGCAGTGTGCTGGATCTTTCAAAATCTGTTGCGGCACTCATTACCAATCCCGGCAGCCCGTTTGACTATCTTGAAGTCATCGGCAAGGCGCAGCCGCTCACCGTGCGACCGGCGCCGTGTATTGCCGTTCCAACCACGTCCGGAACCGGATCAGAGGTGACAAAAAATGCTGTAATTCTTTCGCCAGACGATCATGTGAAAGTCAGCATCCGCCATCCGTGGATGCTGCCGGCGCTCGCCATTGTCGATCCTGAATGCACGCTGTCTATGCCGCCGGCGGTCACCGCGTCCACCGGACTCGACGCACTCACACAGCTGATCGAGGCCTTCATTTGCATTCGTGCCAATCCGGTCACCGACGGTTTTTGCCGCGAAGGGTTGCCGCGCATTATCCGTTCACTGCGCCGCGCCTATGAAAACGGCGCCGATCTCGATGCACGTGAAGAAATGTCCCTTGCCAGCCTGTTCGGCGGACTTGCGCTCGCCAACGCCGGACTCGGCGTAGTACACGGATTTTCCAGTCCGCTTGGCGGAATGTTTTCTGCGCCGCACGGCATGGTCTGCGCCGCAATTCTGCCGTATGCCATGCGCGCCAACCTGAATGCCATTCAGGAACGCGCGCCGGAATCCATCGCGCTCGCGCGGTTGACTGAATTTGGAAAACTTACCGGCGGACAAACCGCCGCTGACGGAATTCAATGGCTGATTACACTCTGCCGGGATCTGAATGTTCCGGCGCTTTCAAAATTCGGCATCACTGAAAATGATTTCCCGGTGCTCGTCGAAAAAGCAATGACTGCCTCCAGCACGCAGGGCAATCCCGTCAAACTCACCGCTGAAGAACTGCATCAAATACTTTTGGATGCATTGTAAAAAGGTGCTGTGGAATGCCGGAAGGATTTGTAAATTTGTTTTGAAAAGAAATCAGTCGTGTCAATTTATGGATGAGGAAAGCCGTTTATATCCGTGTGATCTGTGGTTGCGGAAAATGAAATGATGATCGTTCAAACAACTGAAACGGATGTATTTCGTAATCTGGCGGCAGAAGAGTGGCTGCTGGAGAATACAGCGGATTTGTCTGTTTTGTTTTTATATGTGAATGCGCCGTGTGTGGTGATTGGTAAAAACCAGAATCCGTGGCGCGAATGCAGGTTATCACTGATGGAGCAGGAGGACGTTCCGTTTGCGCGCCGGATTTCCGGCGGCGGCGCAGTGTTTCATGACGCCGGAAATTTGAATGTCAGTGTCATTGTTCCGCGTGCGCAATATCAGGAAGAGAAACAATATGAACTGATTCTGGCAGCGTTACGGAAATTCGGAATTACTGCTGAGAAACTGAATAAAAATTCGCTGGCAATCGCCGGGAAAAAATTTTCGGGAAATGCATTTTGCATGCGTAAAAACCGCGTACTGCATCATTGTACGCTTTTAGTGAACAGCGATCTGAGCCGGCTTGGACGTTATCTTGGTGCAGAAGTCGCCGGCATTGAAACAAAGGCTGTTCCTTCAATCCCCTCGCCGGTAATCAATCTGAATTCTGTCGCGCCGAGAATTACAATAGAAAAAATTTCCGCAGCACTGATTGAAAAATTCAAAATAGAATATTGCAGTGGTGAAACGCTGAAGCAGTGGAATGAAGAGAATTTCCCGCCGGCGGTGATTGATCGTTTAAGTGAACGATATTATACCGACGAATGGCGCTATTGCCGGACGCCGAAATTCACGGCGCACATTGCCGGGGAGCTGTTTCAAGTTGAAAAGGGGCGTGTTATAAACCATCCGGCGGTGCCGCTGTTTCCGGAAGTCCTGCAGACGAGGCGGCGTGTCCGCTAACGCTCGAAATAGAACGGTTCATATTCCGGTAGCGTAAAATACCGATGATGCTGACGATAATTCCAAACGGAATACAGACGGCGCCGGTAAGCCAGAACCAGAACTCTTTCGAAAAATTCATTATCGTTGCGCCGGCAATGATCAGTGCAACGGCGGAGCGGAGATAGGCGAGCAACGTTCGTTCGTTGGCGAGCTGCGTACGATCGATTGCCAGTTCGTCGCGCAGAATCAGGTCGGCATGGTTAAAACGGGAATAGCTTTTGTTCATCTTATTCATGAAGGCATTAAACTGGATTTTTTTCGCGGGTGCATCTAAAAAAATTATTGTTTAATTCTGACATGATGGCGGGATAAAAAACTAATCCTGTTGATCGCGTCTAAGATAGGCTTTAAATTACAATGCCGGAGTGTAGAAAACAGGGTTCCATGCCGGAATGAACCTTTCTTTATTCAATCAAAATAAAAGAGGGAACACCGGCATGGAATAGATGGACTGTATCATAAAACCGGCTTGCCGGAACTTTGGTTCATCTAGCAGAAAAGCGATGTAGAAAATTTTTTCCCGGCGTGATAGCCACATTCTGCGGGCATTGGAAGATCGATCAGCTCGTTAGCAAACCGGGAAACGTGGGGCAGTACTGCTGACATTGCTGGAGCGGCTGAGCCGCACCCTTGTAGATTCGCCGATTGAAAGGAAAAACGCCGGCGAAGGTGTGTTCAAGGCGCTTAGCAAAGAGATGGGTAAAACCGCCGGAAAAAGGGTTTGTGAATATGCTGTGCGTCATTGATGAAGCGTGGGACTGGGATTGGAAAGGCAAGGGCGGGCTGCAATTCATTCCGAACGCTTCACGGGCGCACGGTGTGGAAATGTGGGTGCAAAGTCAATTCCCGACTCAAATGGCGCCGACGGTGCGCGCCAACTGCCAGAATGTTTTTTGCTTTTTATTGCAGGAACCGGCGGCGGTGGAGTGGGCCGGCCGAAGCTATGGACCTGAATTCAGATACGTTGCCGATTTGAAGCCCGGACAATATATCGGCAAGCGCGGCTTAAATCCGCCGTTCACCGGCTGGGCGTGGCATACCGATGCAAACGGGAATTTTAAAAGCGTTTAAAATGGCGAAACGTGAATATTGCGGAGTCTATCAAATGCGGTTTGAGCGGCTGTGGGCGGCATTGGTAATGTGTGACGCAAAAAAGGCCGGTGAAATGTCGCCGACGCTGGTTGCTGGAATTATCGGCTGTTCAGAGGATTATGCAGGGCGCTTGATTATGAGTAAAATTCGTGGTACAGTTTTAAAAAATATGGAGTGAGTTATGAAAAGAGTTACGATAACAAAGAAAGCAGAGGGTTTTGCAGTTGTCGAAATTTCAACCGGAAAAGTTGTTTTTCGTGCTAATACGCGCAAAGAATGTTCAACATTTTTAATGAACCAGCGGGAATATGGATATTCGCCAGTGTTCAAGAAAGGACAGCATTATGCTGTTTGATCCATTCTCTGAAATAAAAATCCATGAGGATGCTAAAATTTATGTTCAGATTGATTTGATTTACGGGAAAGAGCGATTTCCCGTAATCGGGTTACTTGATACAGGTGCGACTGGAACAATGCTTCCGCGCTGGGTAGCAGAAGATTTGGGCATTAAATATAACGCTGGGAAAGAGCGTTTTGTGAATGGAATTAGTGGGCGGTTGAAGGGAATGGCGCATAGAATTGAAACTGTGCTTATTAATGATTCTGGGGATGAAGTTGGACGGAATGCTATTGATATTACTTTTGTGGATGGCTCTGATCTTGCACTTGTTGGAATGAATTTGATTACAAAATTCGACTGGGAATTATTGTTCTCAGAAAAAATAATAAAAGTTGGCAGTATATAATTTTTTCCGAATAAAATCCGAAACAAAAACCGATTTTTTTCATTTATAAGCCGCTGGGATTCAGCGGTTTATTTTTTTATCGGCTGGAAAAATCGCGCATAAAATCCGAACCGCGTTTTTTCGTGTCATACTTGTTCTTGAAAATCTTCAAGGCTTCCGGCGCACGGTGCGACCGGTGCCGGAAACAAGGAGAAGGAAGGAACAGGATGAAGAAGATAGTCAGTCAAAAGGCCCTGAAAACGATCGGGCTTGTCATTGTGGGCATTTTTGCCGCGAACGAACTCAGGCCGCTGTATCAGAAAGCGCGCAATGTGGTCATTAAGCCGAAAGGAAATGCGTAATGATCCGTAAACCAGTAAAAATCGGCAGCATTCACGCCGACGACGGCGCGGTGAAGGATTTATCGATTCCAACCGGTCACCGTGGAACTTATTGCAGTTTCTATTTTTTGCCGTATGACTCTGATACACCGGTATCGGATACAGCCGTTGTGCTGGATGCGGTGGAAAAGCTGACGCTTGAAGCGACCAGCCACACTGAAGGCGGTTTTCAGATTTTAAACGACGTGACGCCGGAGTTTTTGTATTTCCGCGAGCAGTACTATGCACAGCAGCGCGGTATAACGAATACCGGTTCAATCATCACGTATGACCCGTCGGCGGCACAGCGCGGCGGTGAAGCGGCGGCGAATATCCGCAACATCGGCACAGCCGATTTATCGGACATGAATCTGCGCGTCAACTTTAAGGGAGCCGTCGCCGGACTGACCCGTATTGATGTCTATGCGGACATTGATTACAACCTGAAAGCCAATATCGGCGTTCACAACCGCATTGCGCATGTGACCGCACCGGTACCGGCCGCTGGCGGCGTGGTGGAAATCACGAATCTGCCGTGTGTCGACGGGCGTTATGCTTACGAGACAATGATCATTCAGGAACCGACGAAACTGACAGCTGACTGGACATCACTGGTAGTGAACGGCTCGGACTGGCAGTTCCGCGACATACCGCGCAAACTTTTTGAGCGGATGCAGATTGAAGCGTTCCGCACTCCGCAGTCTGGTTTTGCCGTCTATGACTTTGCGAAAGAAGACAGTCCGCTGTACTTCCTGCCGGGCGGAATGGCTGAGTTGAAACTCATTCCGAATTTTACCGCCGCGGCCGGCGCGACCGCCGGCAGTGCCAAAATCTGGTTTGAACTGCTGCGGGTGGCGTAATGAGCTGGCTGTCTGACTTTTGGAGCGGAGCGAGCGGATTTGTAGGCGGCCTGCTGGACAGTGATGCCGGCAAGTCCGCGCTTCATATTGCCGAACAGGCCGCCCTGAATGATCTCAATAAGCAGTCGAAAGCCGACACGAAAGAGACACCGGCGCCGGTGGTGAATATTACAACGACCGGCGGCGGGTTTCCTAAGTGGGTGATTCCGGCGGCCATTGGCGGCGTTGGATTATTAGCGCTGATTTTATTTATCCCTAAAAAAAGGAGATAGGTATGGCAATTCCAGCCGCTGCTGTCTCTGCCTTTATGGGTGGAATGTCGGGTTCAGCTCCCGCGACGTCTTCGTCCAGTGCGATTGCCGGTCACGGTGAAATGAATCTCAACCAGAAGCAAGACAGCAATAATAATGTTTTGATTATTTCCATCGCAGTTGCGGCGATTTTTATCACGGCGATTTTTAAAAGGTAACGTATGGCATTCGGTTCAAAAAGCAGCTCGAAATCTTATGCCTGGGACAACCGTTCCCTGGCGTCTGATACGGCGATTGCAGCGGGTGGAAACAGCGGGATTGTGACGCGCTATGAGTCCGGCGGACTTACATTTCATGCGGCCAAAAAAATCAACTGGCTTTCAATTGGAATTGCGGCGGCGATAGGGCTGGGGATTTGGAAATTCCCGCCGGCGCGCAAACTGTTAAAACGGATTTTTAAATAAATGTATAAATCATCTGCCAGCGCCAGTATTGACGCGCCGACTGCCGGCGAGATTCTTTCTATTGTCGGTTCTAATAATCAGATTATCAAAGAAGATAATATGATGATGACCGACAACGCGAAAGTGGTTGGCGGTGATAATCTTGAGCTTGCGATGGGGGCGACACTCTATCAGCTGGCGGAAAATTCGCAGGTCGGCGGAATGCGGATAGGTGATGGCTCCAGTTATTACGTCACCGATATGAGTGATAACACGCAGGGCCTGTTAAGTCAGGCCATGAACATGGTTTCGCTCAACGCTAATAATTATATGGCGTTTGCTGCCGGGCGCGATCCCAACGCCGCGCTGGCCGATCAATCCAATGAGATTTACGCCCGGACGGCCGGAGTATCGGCGGCATGGAGCGGCGCAAGTAAAGTATTTACCCCGGCCCGGATTGCAGCAGCTGCTGCAGCTGTTTTCGGGATTTGGTGGCTTTTGAAAGGGCAGGGGAAGAAATGATCAACATTAATCAGAAAAGCGGCAGGCTCACGCTAAAACCCTTGCAGACGATTGATGTGCCGTTTACCGGTTCATATATTGCCATTTTATCGAACACTTCACCGACAACGGACGTTGCGGTGCGTGCCGACACCGGCGCGACCGCGCAATGCAAAGCCGGTATCGGTTTTCCGACGGTACAGCTTTCACCGGATAGAACGACGCATATTCCGGCAGTGTTTAAAAACATTTCGTTTACCAATC from Kiritimatiellales bacterium encodes:
- a CDS encoding AEC family transporter, yielding MNYVLQILFILALMSLGWIARRRKILTDTGTGELTRLLISIIYPALIFYSITRLNPVQLAQNWLMPVMTMLIAGIGLLLGLLALRWMKNVDQKRAGAFLFQSTINNYLFLPLPLVIMIWGTEGVALLIFSSVGFELIVWTVGVFLFNRQSRFSNGIRVMFSPPLIALICAISWICVRDLTPLCPPNAVLLRRVVELVYFGADVVGRATIGISMIVAGSRIATLSARSIADPHVWISAFLRLIVAPAVFILILKWIPMQELARNILIVVAVMPAAVASLIFSARFNGDTDFVAATLLITHLAAVITVPLLLAWAL
- a CDS encoding iron-containing alcohol dehydrogenase; the encoded protein is MNNSTVPSFEFATSGKIVFGRGTLAQLAPAAASLGKHALVITGRKTERAKPVFDLLAGAGIAVEFFSVGNEPTVQNVLDAVELARSAKCDMVVAFGGGSVLDLSKSVAALITNPGSPFDYLEVIGKAQPLTVRPAPCIAVPTTSGTGSEVTKNAVILSPDDHVKVSIRHPWMLPALAIVDPECTLSMPPAVTASTGLDALTQLIEAFICIRANPVTDGFCREGLPRIIRSLRRAYENGADLDAREEMSLASLFGGLALANAGLGVVHGFSSPLGGMFSAPHGMVCAAILPYAMRANLNAIQERAPESIALARLTEFGKLTGGQTAADGIQWLITLCRDLNVPALSKFGITENDFPVLVEKAMTASSTQGNPVKLTAEELHQILLDAL
- a CDS encoding lipoate--protein ligase, producing the protein MMIVQTTETDVFRNLAAEEWLLENTADLSVLFLYVNAPCVVIGKNQNPWRECRLSLMEQEDVPFARRISGGGAVFHDAGNLNVSVIVPRAQYQEEKQYELILAALRKFGITAEKLNKNSLAIAGKKFSGNAFCMRKNRVLHHCTLLVNSDLSRLGRYLGAEVAGIETKAVPSIPSPVINLNSVAPRITIEKISAALIEKFKIEYCSGETLKQWNEENFPPAVIDRLSERYYTDEWRYCRTPKFTAHIAGELFQVEKGRVINHPAVPLFPEVLQTRRRVR
- a CDS encoding DUF202 domain-containing protein; this translates as MNKMNKSYSRFNHADLILRDELAIDRTQLANERTLLAYLRSAVALIIAGATIMNFSKEFWFWLTGAVCIPFGIIVSIIGILRYRNMNRSISSVSGHAASSAGLPETAAPPDGL
- a CDS encoding aspartyl protease family protein, whose amino-acid sequence is MLFDPFSEIKIHEDAKIYVQIDLIYGKERFPVIGLLDTGATGTMLPRWVAEDLGIKYNAGKERFVNGISGRLKGMAHRIETVLINDSGDEVGRNAIDITFVDGSDLALVGMNLITKFDWELLFSEKIIKVGSI